Proteins encoded within one genomic window of Lynx canadensis isolate LIC74 chromosome B4, mLynCan4.pri.v2, whole genome shotgun sequence:
- the ZBED4 gene encoding zinc finger BED domain-containing protein 4 → MENNQEPRPKGDGRFVSAKRNFKIEGEDVRLPNHGLEGVEFKSEQDRKRADGGGERAEAGEAGGGREPPGQRLPADQEEEYGSLFSQYSGTLYDVAMEAVTQSLLSGRGASSRKKSPAWKHFFISPRDSTKAICTYCMKEFSRGKNEKDLSTSCLMRHVRRAHPTVLVPENGGVPAPPSLSPPPLRLPPAPADTGDPGAVLSPAKLAPRLAPQVPSRDDVAEESAVSPEEAPSDAPASEKVGREEAPGGPPPLPTLHCEETSDNGPERNPPLPKSASGSRRRSAVWKHFYLSPLDNSKAVCIHCMNEFSRGKNGKDLGTSCLIRHMWRAHRSIVLQENGGGPGIPPPYAAPPTLLPALPPPEGGPGSVSSSPGTLAQESPSASPDRPAEDLQGRLNPGDALPEDASALSSDDVGEALLASSPEKPRGDGLSPGLLESGAVFQQNKKVMKRLKSEVWHHFSLAPTDSLKAVCRHCTCVISRGKRGDVGTSCLMRHLYRRHPEVVGSQKGLLGAGLADSPYATLASAEGSSSKLTDLPATVTKHNQVMFPIHSKKTSKLWNHFSVCSADPTKVVCLHCGRTISRGKKPTNLGTSCLLRHLQRFHGSALKADAPRAARPSSPGLRGPLGAELSGASSLEDTAEKFYDSHPVAKKITSLIAEMIALDLQPYSFVDNVGFNRLLEYLKPQYSLPSPSYFSRTAIPGMYDNVKQIVMSHLKEAESGVVHFTSGIWMSNQTREYLTLTAHWVTFASSARPYREDRHCSALLDVSQVDCDYGGNGIRKQLECWWEAWVTSPGLQVGITVTDNPSIGKTLSEGERASVQCFSHTVDLVVGEAIKSQRMVQNLLSIARKICERVHRSPKAKEKLAELQKEYALPQRHLIQDVPSRWNTSFHMLERLIEQKRAINEMSVECNFRELISCDQWEVMQSVCHALKPFDAASREMSAHASTLGQVIPMIHILNRKIEMLFEETMGIDTMLKSLKEAMVSRLAATLHDPRYVFATLLDPRYKASLFSEEEATQYKQDLIRELEELNSTSEDAPVSNGCHPGSPSRDSVGEEDLWSLVAKMTRKGPKEKTKVPEDMVLAYLEEEVLEHSCDPLTYWSLKRSAWPGLSALAVRFLGCPPSIVPSERLFGTPTENGGFGQSRLTMEHFEKLIFLKVNLPLIYFQY, encoded by the coding sequence ATGGAGAATAACCAGGAGCCTCGTCCCAAAGGGGATGGCCGGTTTGTTTCtgctaaaagaaattttaaaatagaagggGAAGATGTTCGACTCCCGAATCACGGTCTGGAAGGAGTGGAGTTTAAAAGCGAGCAGGACAGGAAGCGGGCCGACGGCGGCGGGGAGCGGGCGGAGGCCGGGGAGGCGGGCGGGGGCCGCGAGCCCCCCGGCCAGCGCCTCCCCGCCGACCAGGAGGAGGAGTACGGGTCCCTGTTCTCCCAGTACAGCGGCACGCTGTACGACGTGGCCATGGAGGCCGTGACGCAGAGCCTGCTCTCCGGCCGGGGCGCGAGCTCCCGGAAGAAGTCTCCGGCCTGGAAGCATTTCTTCATCTCCCCCCGGGACAGCACGAAGGCCATCTGCACGTACTGCATGAAGGAGTTCAGCCGCGGGAAGAACGAGAAGGACTTGAGCACCAGCTGCCTCATGAGGCACGTGAGGAGGGCGCACCCCACGGTGCTCGTCCCGGAGAACGGCGGCGTGCCGGCCCCGCCCTCCCTCTCGCCGCCTCCGCTGCGGCTGCCGCCGGCGCCCGCCGACACCGGGGACCCGGGCGCCGTGCTCTCGCCCGCCAAGCTCGCCCCCAGACTGGCGCCCCAGGTCCCTTCCCGCGACGACGTGGCGGAGGAGTCCGCCGTCTCCCCCGAGGAAGCGCCCTCCGACGCGCCCGCCTCCGagaaggtgggcagggaggaggccccGGGGGGgccgccgcccctccccaccctccactgcGAGGAGACCTCGGACAACGGCCCGGAGAGAAACCCCCCGCTCCCGAAGAGCGCGTCCGGGTCCCGGCGGCGGTCTGCCGTGTGGAAGCACTTCTACCTGTCGCCGCTGGACAACTCCAAGGCCGTGTGCATCCACTGCATGAACGAGTTCAGCAGAGGGAAGAACGGGAAGGACCTGGGCACCAGCTGCCTCATCAGGCACATGTGGCGGGCGCACCGCTCCATCGTGCTGCAGGAGAACGGGGGCGGCCCGGGCATCCCGCCCCCGTACGCCgcgccccccaccctgctgcccgCCCTGCCGCCCCCAGAGGGGGGCCCGGGCTCCGTGTCGTCCTCGCCCGGGACGCTGGCCCAGGAGTCCCCCTCCGCGTCCCCCGACCGGCCGGCCGAGGACTTGCAGGGGCGTCTGAACCCCGGGGACGCGCTCCCGGAGGACGCGTCGGCCCTGTCCTCTGACGACGTGGGCGAGGCCTTGCTGGCGTCCTCCCCCGAGAAGCCGCGGGGAGACGGGCTGAGCCCCGGCCTGTTGGAGTCCGGCGCCGTGTTCCAGCAGAACAAGAAGGTCATGAAGAGGCTGAAGTCGGAGGTTTGGCATCACTTCTCGCTGGCGCCCACGGACAGCCTCAAGGCGGTGTGCCGACACTGCACCTGTGTCATCAGCCGGGGCAAGAGGGGCGACGTGGGCACCAGCTGTCTGATGAGGCACCTCTACCGACGCCACCCCGAGGTCGTGGGGAGCCAGAAGGGCCTGCTGGGTGCGGGTTTGGCAGATTCTCCGTACGCGACCTTGGCCTCCGCGGAGGGTTCCTCCTCCAAGTTGACGGACCTGCCAGCGACGGTTACCAAACACAATCAAGTTATGTTTCCCATTCACAGCAAAAAGACCTCCAAGCTATGGAATCACTTCTCCGTCTGCTCCGCAGACCCCACGAAAGTCGTGTGCTTGCACTGCGGCCGCACGATAAGCAGGGGGAAGAAGCCCACCAACCTGGGCACCAGCTGCCTCCTGCGGCACCTGCAGAGGTTCCACGGCAGCGCGCTGAAGGCGGACGCGCCCAGGGCCGCGCGGCCCTCCTCACCCGGCCTCCGCGGGCCCCTGGGCGCAGAGCTGTCGGGAGCTTCTTCCTTGGAGGACACCGCCGAGAAGTTCTATGATTCCCACCCAGTTGCCAAAAAAATCACAAGTCTCATAGCCGAAATGATTGCACTTGACCTCCAGCCATATTCTTTTGTAGACAATGTTGGCTTTAACAGGCTGCTCGAATACTTGAAACCTCAGTACTCCCTGCCCTCGCCCTCCTACTTCTCCAGGACCGCCATCCCAGGCATGTACGATAATGTGAAGCAGATAGTTATGTCCCACCTGAAGGAGGCGGAGAGCGGCGTGGTCCACTTCACGTCTGGAATATGGATGAGTAACCAGACCCGCGAGTACCTGACGCTCACCGCGCACTGGGTCACCTTCGCGTCGTCGGCCCGGCCGTACCGTGAGGACCGCCACTGCTCGGCCCTGCTGGACGTGTCGCAGGTCGACTGTGACTACGGCGGCAACGGCATCAGGAAGCAGCTCGAGTGCTGGTGGGAGGCCTGGGTGACGTCCCCCGGCCTTCAGGTCGGGATCACGGTCACCGACAACCCGAGCATAGGGAAGACGCTGAGCGAAGGGGAGCGAGCGAGCGTGCAGTGCTTCAGCCACACGGTCGACCTCGTGGTCGGCGAGGCCATCAAGAGCCAGCGGATGGTCCAGAATCTGCTTAGCATCGCGCGGAAGATATGTGAGCGGGTCCATCGGTCGCCCAAAGCGAAGGAGAAGCTGGCGGAGCTGCAGAAGGAGTACGCGCTGCCCCAGCGCCACCTCATTCAGGACGTCCCGTCCAGGTGGAACACGTCCTTCCACATGCTCGAGCGGCTCATCGAGCAGAAGCGGGCGATCAACGAGATGTCCGTCGAGTGCAACTTCAGAGAGCTGATCAGCTGCGACCAGTGGGAGGTCATGCAGTCCGTGTGCCACGCGCTGAAGCCCTTCGACGCCGCGAGCCGGGAGATGAGCGCGCACGCGTCCACGCTCGGCCAGGTCATCCCCATGATCCACATCCTCAACAGGAAGATCGAGATGCTCTTCGAGGAGACCATGGGCATCGACACCATGCTCAAGTCTCTGAAGGAAGCCATGGTGAGCCGGCTGGCCGCCACGCTCCACGACCCCAGGTACGTCTTTGCCACGCTGCTGGACCCCCGCTACAAGGCCTCCCTGTTCTCGGAAGAGGAGGCCACGCAGTACAAGCAGGATCTAATCAGGGAACTGGAGGAGCTCAACTCTACCTCAGAGGATGCGCCCGTCTCCAACGggtgccacccaggctccccctccaGAGACTCGGTTGGGGAGGAAGACCTGTGGTCGCTCGTGGCCAAGATGACCAGGAAGGGCCCCAAGGAGAAGACGAAGGTGCCCGAGGACATGGTGCTTGCGTATCTGGAGGAGGAGGTGCTCGAACACAGCTGTGACCCCCTCACCTACTGGAGCCTGAAGAGGTCGGCCTGGCCAGGCCTCTCCGCTCTGGCCGTCAGGTTTCTGGGCTGTCCCCCGAGCATCGTCCCTTCCGAAAGGCTGTTCGGCACACCCACCGAGAACGGAGGCTTTGGCCAGTCCAGGCTCACGATGGAACACTTCGAAAAACTCATCTTTTTGAAAGTGAATCTTCCCTTAATATACTTTCAGTATTGA